Proteins encoded together in one Triticum dicoccoides isolate Atlit2015 ecotype Zavitan chromosome 7B, WEW_v2.0, whole genome shotgun sequence window:
- the LOC119339062 gene encoding ankyrin repeat domain-containing protein 36A-like, with translation MIDPTVSASAHSPSLTLTPAQILTLPPPAPVRDPLLDMVFQAASDDNLPRFKALVMMLDMGRGRPKEAIEELRVEDDAKLQGFSALHIAASRCSLEVCRYLVEELLIDVDLVDKEGRTPLLFAKYHNGGTAEYLLDHGANPDKANNDGAFLLHYAAELGPTSINTYLCSASLHCKLFCYNKMVNGVTPLMAARDANSTECIKLLVKVQEEPMLKREIAASELISLGSISLKEKDYVVAAKLYSQAMQLDPDDAVLFSDRSLCWLNMGNGRKALLDANKCRKMRPHWPKACHRQGEALMLLKDYEGASERFLDGLKLDPVDTDIEDALREAMKSLKTSRSTKAR, from the exons ATGATCGATCCGACGGTAAGCGCCTCTGCCCACAGCCCATCCCTAACCCTAACCCCAGCCCAAATCCTGACTCTGCCCCCTCCCGCCCCAGTCCGCGACCCGCTGCTGGACATGGTCTTCCAGGCGGCCTCCGACGACAACCTCCCCCGCTTCAAGG CGCTGGTCATGATGCTGGACATGGGCAGGGGCCGCCCCAAGGAGGCGATTGAGGAGTTGAGGGTGGAAGATGATGCGAAGCTTCAAGGTTTCAGTGCGCTGCACATCGCGGCCAGTAGATGTAGTCTTGAGGTGTGCAGGTAcctcgtcgaggagctgctgatagATGTGGATCTGGTCGACAAGGAAG GTAGAACACCTCTGTTGTTTGCAAAATACCACAATGGGGGTACTGCAGAGTATCTTCTTGATCATGGTGCTAATCCAGACAAAGCCAATAACGATGGGGCTTTCCTGTTACATTATGCCGCTGAATTAGGTCCAACCTCTATAAACACATATCTCTGTTCTGCATCTCTGCATTGCAAATTGTTTTGT TACAACAAGATGGTAAATGGTGTGACACCTCTTATGGCTGCTAGAGATGCCAACTCAACGGAATGTATCAAGCTCCTAGTTAAG GTTCAGGAGGAGCCTATGCTTAAACGGGAAATCGCGGCATCAGAGCTTATATCACTAGGGAGTATCTCTTTAAAGGAAAAAGATTATGTTGTTGCAGCAAAATTGTACAGTCAG GCAATGCAGCTTGATCCTGATGATGCGGTCTTGTTCTCAGACAGGAGCCTTTGTTGGCTTAACATGGGGAATGGAAGAAAGGCTTTGCTAGATGCTAATAAATGCAGAAAAATGCGGCCTCACTGGCCAAAAGCTTGTCACCGGCAGGGTGAAGCTCTGATGCTACTGAAG GACTATGAGGGCGCAAGTGAACGGTTCTTGGATGGACTCAAATTGGACCCAGTGGACACTGATATCGAGGATGCATTACG GGAAGCTATGAAGTCGTTGAAGACGTCTCGGAGCACGAAAGCCAGGTGA